The proteins below are encoded in one region of Juglans microcarpa x Juglans regia isolate MS1-56 chromosome 4D, Jm3101_v1.0, whole genome shotgun sequence:
- the LOC121258981 gene encoding dehydrin Xero 1-like, translated as MAHFQSPYGASQTDEYGNVLSTDEYGNVIRRDAYGNVIRTDEFGNVIRTDEYGTVIRTDEYGNPIRHSGTTAGTYGAGGFDTTTTLQGGDRTGKLHRSGSSSSSSSEDDGQGGRRKKGLKEKIKEKIPGIGHKEHRSATSATTTTAGYTETQVQHPHERKGVMEKIKEKLPGGHHTSEHQY; from the exons ATGGCACACTTCCAAAGCCCATACGGTGCATCCCAAACTGACGAGTACGGCAACGTTCTCAGTACCGATGAATACGGAAACGTAATCCGCCGAGATGCGTACGGCAACGTGATTCGCACAGACGAATTTGGCAACGTGATACGCACAGATGAATACGGCACCGTGATTCGAACCGATGAATACGGCAACCCGATACGCCACAGCGGCACCACTGCAGGCACGTACGGAGCGGGTGGGTTCGATACGACCACCACTCTCCAAGGCGGGGACCGTACTGGCAAGCTTCATCGCTCTGGAAGCTCTAGCTCTAGCTCC TCTGAGGACGACGGGCAAGGcgggagaaggaagaaggggcTGAAGGAGAAGATAAAGGAGAAGATACCAGGTATTGGGCACAAGGAGCACAGAAGTGCGACAtctgcaacaacaacaacagcgGGTTATACAGAGACGCAGGTTCAACACCCTCACGAGAGGAAGGGGGTGATGGAAAAGATCAAAGAGAAGCTTCCAGGCGGCCACCATACTTCTGAGCACCAGTACTAG